A window of Pyrobaculum aerophilum str. IM2 contains these coding sequences:
- a CDS encoding glycerophosphodiester phosphodiesterase, protein MDMAELLKRKAVVGHRGYPARELENTIPSIDVAIKHGADIVEVDVQVTIDGVAVLSHDDTLQRTFGSPLNVRKSTWEEVKKVARGRYRVPALREALEFVAERAGVFVEVKHPEDAAVVWRDIREAGAEKWTAVISFYDEALAKIPGYKGLIYAKPPGRVVEAKKLNCLLVLPRYTLATEKAISLAHKLGMYVVAWTVNDPTVALNLWKRGVDGIATDDLEAVKPTKPP, encoded by the coding sequence ATGGATATGGCAGAGCTGTTAAAAAGAAAAGCCGTAGTGGGCCACAGGGGCTATCCCGCCAGAGAGCTTGAGAACACAATACCCTCTATAGATGTCGCGATAAAACACGGCGCAGATATCGTCGAGGTAGACGTTCAAGTCACTATTGACGGCGTGGCTGTGTTAAGCCACGACGATACGTTACAGAGGACATTTGGGTCGCCGCTTAATGTGCGGAAGTCCACTTGGGAAGAGGTGAAAAAAGTGGCGAGGGGGCGCTACCGCGTTCCCGCTCTGAGGGAGGCCCTCGAGTTTGTCGCCGAGAGAGCGGGCGTTTTTGTCGAGGTGAAACACCCTGAAGACGCCGCCGTGGTGTGGAGAGATATACGAGAAGCCGGCGCCGAGAAGTGGACGGCGGTTATAAGTTTTTACGACGAGGCATTAGCCAAAATCCCGGGCTACAAGGGGCTTATATACGCCAAGCCGCCTGGGCGGGTGGTTGAGGCCAAAAAACTCAACTGCCTGTTAGTCCTCCCCCGGTATACGCTGGCCACAGAAAAGGCAATATCTCTGGCGCATAAACTGGGCATGTACGTAGTTGCGTGGACTGTGAACGATCCAACAGTAGCCCTAAACCTCTGGAAAAGAGGCGTAGACGGAATAGCCACAGACGACTTGGAGGCCGTAAAGCCTACGAAGCCGCCATAG
- a CDS encoding AAA family ATPase, whose product MELYFYPETLLIENFKSIRRLELKLRPGVNLLVGPNASGKTNILEAIYSFHKALFPPGVAQNSILATLAYVLEGVRFVLHGRYVKTLGVWP is encoded by the coding sequence ATGGAGCTGTATTTCTATCCTGAGACTTTACTTATAGAGAACTTCAAGAGCATTCGGCGGCTTGAACTTAAGCTCAGGCCGGGAGTTAACCTCTTAGTGGGTCCCAACGCCTCGGGCAAGACTAACATACTAGAAGCTATTTATTCGTTTCACAAGGCTCTTTTCCCCCCGGGAGTTGCTCAAAATTCCATACTCGCCACACTTGCCTATGTACTGGAGGGCGTCAGATTTGTTCTACATGGGCGATACGTCAAAACACTTGGGGTTTGGCCTTAG
- a CDS encoding ABC transporter permease: MALLALLATFGRMAIALLITIAVAYAVAYAMHKSRRVESFVLPVLDVLQSVPILGFFPIALYVFIYLFPVVGAELAAIFLIFTSMAWNIIFSVYQSFKTMPSEYVDMARIYLNERLELAHVYIPAALRGIYYNIPVSWANAFFFITASEVITLGTEIRLFGIGSLVVEAFNAGDYATAYIGIAAGALANSLLYLTLWRKLTREVPQPPNSLAESLSAWLKYGWYVVVALTALFITAVGYYVAKAPPSLPQLGEFLRGAAESAEALPPSLLRVVAVLAISGAAGLAALYSVVKKPGWETAILLGTSLLSSIPAVFLYPLLGAVVKGELLAILLLMPGALIYSVLNTIAAWRDVPQDLARAYQIGGAAYFLHILVPASLPYLITGMLTTWGGAWNAAIVAEPLASVHGLGRYMADAADAGDMPRLLASVITMTALVVAVNKFVWKRLYEEAAKWR; the protein is encoded by the coding sequence TTGGCCCTCTTAGCCCTTTTAGCCACGTTTGGAAGAATGGCAATAGCTTTGTTGATTACAATAGCTGTTGCATATGCCGTCGCCTATGCGATGCACAAGTCTAGGCGAGTGGAGTCTTTCGTGCTCCCAGTGCTTGACGTTTTGCAGTCTGTGCCCATCCTCGGCTTTTTCCCCATTGCCCTATACGTCTTCATATACCTATTTCCAGTGGTGGGGGCCGAGCTCGCGGCCATTTTCTTAATCTTTACCTCTATGGCCTGGAATATAATCTTCAGCGTCTACCAGTCGTTTAAGACTATGCCGTCGGAGTACGTGGATATGGCCCGGATTTACCTCAACGAGAGGCTTGAGCTGGCCCATGTATACATACCGGCGGCCTTGAGGGGGATTTATTACAACATCCCCGTGTCCTGGGCGAATGCCTTTTTCTTCATAACTGCCTCGGAGGTAATAACTTTGGGCACTGAGATAAGGCTATTCGGCATTGGGAGCCTTGTGGTGGAGGCGTTTAACGCCGGCGATTACGCCACGGCATATATAGGCATAGCCGCAGGCGCCCTAGCCAACTCTCTTCTTTACTTGACGCTCTGGCGGAAGCTGACTAGAGAAGTGCCGCAGCCCCCGAATTCCCTCGCCGAGAGCCTCAGCGCATGGCTGAAATACGGGTGGTACGTCGTCGTTGCGCTCACGGCCTTGTTCATTACGGCGGTTGGCTACTACGTCGCAAAAGCCCCCCCGTCCCTCCCCCAGCTGGGGGAGTTCCTCCGCGGAGCGGCCGAGTCAGCCGAGGCGCTTCCGCCCTCTCTTTTACGAGTAGTTGCAGTTTTGGCTATCAGCGGGGCGGCCGGGCTGGCGGCTTTATACTCTGTTGTAAAAAAGCCGGGTTGGGAAACTGCCATTCTGCTGGGGACGTCGCTTTTATCCTCCATACCGGCAGTGTTTTTATACCCACTCCTCGGCGCTGTGGTGAAGGGGGAGCTCTTGGCAATTTTGCTTCTAATGCCCGGGGCATTGATTTACTCAGTGCTTAATACAATAGCCGCATGGCGCGACGTGCCGCAGGACTTGGCCAGGGCGTATCAAATAGGCGGCGCGGCCTATTTTCTCCACATATTAGTGCCAGCCTCCCTTCCCTATTTAATAACTGGCATGTTAACCACATGGGGAGGCGCGTGGAACGCGGCCATAGTTGCCGAACCCCTGGCAAGCGTCCACGGGCTGGGCCGGTACATGGCAGACGCGGCCGACGCCGGCGATATGCCCCGCCTCTTGGCGTCGGTGATAACCATGACGGCACTGGTCGTCGCGGTGAATAAATTCGTGTGGAAGAGGCTGTACGAAGAGGCGGCAAAATGGCGTTGA
- a CDS encoding ABC transporter ATP-binding protein, producing MALIEVNKIKKRYGKVEVFNDLSIDIETGEFVALLGPSGCGKSTLLRIIAGLERPDSGEVRFRGEPVRGPRREIALMFQSPTILPWKTAQDNVALPLVARGMGWREAREAAARYLALVGLSGFEEAYPKQLSGGMQQRVALARALAVEPEVLLLDEPFSALDPLTAESLRAELVRIWHENLSTVHTVIMVTHAVDEAVYMANRVVVLSTRPAKIVADIKINLPYPRNRKSPEFQKYLDQVYTYI from the coding sequence ATGGCGTTGATAGAAGTAAACAAGATCAAGAAGAGGTATGGCAAAGTAGAGGTGTTTAACGATCTCAGCATCGACATAGAGACCGGGGAGTTCGTGGCGTTGCTCGGCCCATCTGGTTGCGGCAAGTCCACGCTCCTCAGAATAATAGCAGGCCTTGAGCGCCCCGACTCGGGCGAGGTGAGGTTCAGGGGGGAGCCTGTGAGGGGGCCCAGGAGGGAGATAGCGCTGATGTTCCAATCGCCGACTATACTGCCGTGGAAAACGGCGCAGGACAACGTGGCCCTCCCCCTAGTGGCCAGGGGGATGGGCTGGCGCGAGGCGAGGGAGGCGGCTGCCCGCTATTTGGCATTAGTGGGCCTCTCAGGGTTTGAGGAGGCTTATCCAAAGCAGCTCTCAGGAGGGATGCAACAGAGAGTGGCCCTCGCCAGGGCGCTTGCAGTTGAGCCCGAGGTATTGCTACTAGACGAGCCCTTCTCAGCCCTAGACCCCCTCACAGCGGAGAGCTTAAGGGCAGAGCTTGTGAGGATATGGCACGAGAACCTCTCAACAGTGCACACTGTGATAATGGTGACCCACGCAGTGGACGAGGCCGTTTACATGGCAAACAGAGTGGTCGTTTTAAGCACGAGGCCCGCGAAAATTGTGGCCGACATAAAAATCAATTTGCCATATCCGCGCAATAGGAAGAGCCCGGAGTTCCAGAAGTACCTAGACCAAGTATATACGTATATTTAA
- a CDS encoding AAA-associated domain-containing protein, which yields MRFPPVGVDQVLGLLKIIHNLGGRADAMYVNDAVDADMGDLSHVVDAAEALGLVKAQGGDLELTAEGRLAVERPVREFQKRLRDKLGSLEPFASLLKFITEAGRVEFEEALKFIQSLGYDADSAKKIIDWAVFAQLVEIDDGDWVVPA from the coding sequence GTGAGATTTCCCCCAGTGGGGGTTGACCAAGTCCTCGGCCTCTTGAAAATTATACACAACCTCGGCGGCAGGGCCGATGCTATGTATGTCAACGACGCCGTAGATGCCGACATGGGCGATTTGTCCCACGTGGTAGACGCAGCGGAGGCCCTGGGCCTAGTTAAGGCCCAAGGAGGGGACTTAGAGCTCACCGCCGAGGGCCGACTCGCAGTTGAGAGGCCAGTAAGAGAGTTCCAAAAGCGTTTAAGAGATAAGCTGGGGTCCCTTGAGCCCTTTGCCAGCCTCTTGAAGTTCATAACCGAGGCTGGTAGAGTGGAGTTCGAAGAGGCATTGAAATTCATCCAAAGCCTGGGCTATGACGCAGACAGTGCCAAAAAGATAATTGACTGGGCTGTCTTTGCCCAGCTGGTGGAGATCGACGACGGGGATTGGGTCGTCCCCGCCTAG
- a CDS encoding translation initiation factor aIF-1A produces MSEFRLPGEGEILGKVIEMLGDGRFKVICADGQIRVARLPGRLRRRLWLKAGDYVIVALWDFDREKGDIVHKYEKRDVEELKRRGFAEAIEALDSYA; encoded by the coding sequence ATGTCTGAGTTCCGGTTGCCTGGCGAGGGGGAGATCCTCGGTAAGGTTATTGAAATGTTGGGAGATGGGAGGTTTAAAGTAATATGCGCAGATGGGCAGATCAGGGTGGCCAGATTGCCGGGCCGTCTTAGGAGGAGGCTGTGGCTCAAGGCCGGCGACTACGTAATTGTTGCGCTATGGGATTTCGACAGGGAAAAGGGCGATATTGTGCACAAGTATGAGAAAAGAGACGTTGAGGAGCTCAAGAGGAGGGGATTTGCGGAGGCTATTGAGGCTCTTGACAGCTACGCGTGA
- a CDS encoding type II toxin-antitoxin system antitoxin SocA domain-containing protein, whose translation MSYRVEDVVYYVVKRLGEVNGIKKLMKLVFLLQYEARPRLGRRIVVKYLYEGQPVARSEFYIWSFGPMSNEVYDAVEALENEGLLETSLGDYIKIITKGEKAFELPPPVARRVDEVAERYGRCRGWELEKVVNKMLKLDVEKKNEYMGFPVDKYLELEGLKLEMRELAHGRVETKPRRPPSGQY comes from the coding sequence TACCGAGTTGAGGACGTGGTATATTATGTCGTCAAGAGGCTGGGCGAAGTGAACGGCATAAAGAAGTTGATGAAACTGGTCTTTTTATTGCAGTATGAGGCCAGGCCGCGCCTCGGGCGGCGGATTGTCGTCAAGTACTTATACGAAGGCCAGCCAGTCGCCAGGTCTGAGTTCTACATATGGTCTTTCGGCCCTATGAGCAACGAAGTGTATGACGCTGTCGAGGCCCTTGAAAACGAGGGGCTGTTGGAGACCTCCTTAGGCGATTACATTAAAATTATTACTAAGGGGGAGAAGGCCTTTGAACTGCCGCCCCCAGTGGCGAGGCGAGTTGATGAAGTGGCGGAGAGATACGGGCGGTGCAGGGGCTGGGAGCTTGAAAAGGTAGTCAATAAAATGCTGAAACTTGATGTGGAGAAAAAGAATGAGTACATGGGTTTTCCCGTGGATAAGTACTTAGAGCTCGAGGGCCTCAAGCTTGAAATGCGCGAGCTAGCTCATGGGAGAGTTGAGACAAAGCCACGACGGCCACCCAGCGGTCAGTATTGA